Part of the Desulfobaccales bacterium genome is shown below.
CCCTCAGACTCCCCTCCCAACCCCCCATATGGGATTGGGGTGGGGGCTTGGGGGAGGGGGTAAGGGGCCACTGCCCCTTAGCCCCCTCTCCCACTCTCATTCACCGATAATCTTCACCAGCACCCGTTTTTTGCGGCCGCCATCGAATTCGCCGTAAAAGATTTGTTCCCAGGGGCCGAAGTCCAGGCGGCCGCCGGTCACCGCCACCACCACCTCCCGGCCCATGATCTGGCGTTTCAGGTGGGCGTCGGCGTTGTCCTCGCCGGTGTCGTTGTGACGGTATTGGGACACCGGCGCGTGGGGCGCCAGCTTCTCCAGCCACACCTCGTAGTCGTGATGCAGGCCCTGCTCATCATCGTTGATGAAGACGCTGGCGGTGATGTGCATGGCGTTCACCAGACACAAACCCTCCTTGATGCCGCTCTCCCGGAGACACCCCTCCACCTGGGGCGTGATATTGATGAACGCCCGCCGCCCGGGCACATGAAACCATAGCTCCTTGCGATAGGATTTCATCGCCACCTCTTGCATGTATGGAATTGTTGAGGGGAGGGCCGGGGGAGCCTGGCTCCCCCGCCCTCCCCTCAAACACCCCTCCCCACCCATCCCTATATGGGGTTGGGGGAGAGGGTTTGGGAGAGGGGGCAGGGGTCCGCGACCCCTGGCCCCCTCTCCCAATAGGCCTTAGCCCCCTCCCCCACACTCCTTCATCAATTCCGCCCCGGAGAGGCGCACGAATTCCTCCAGGTCTTCCCGCCAGGGCCGCATGAGGTTCAGGCCCAGCTCCCTCAGGCGGCGGTTGTCCAGGATGGAGTTGCTTGGCCGCTTTGCCGGGGTGGGGTATTCGCCGGTGGGGATGGGGACCAGGCGCACCGGCAGGTCCAGAAGCTCAAAGAAAGTTTTGGCCAGCTCATACCAGGTGCAGTGCCCCTCGGCGCTGGCGTGGAAGAGGCCCCGGGCGTCGGCCTCGACGAGCGCCTTGAGCTGCTCCGCCAGGGTTCTCGCCCAGGTGGGGGAGCCGTGCTGGTCGTCCACCACCCTGAGTGTGCGCCCGGGGTCGGCCAGAGCCAGGCGCAGCATGGTCTTGAGGAAATTGGGGCCGCCCAGCCCGTAAAGCCAGGCGGTGCGCACAATGACCGCCTCTCCCCTCAACACGCCCCGCACCGCCTCTTCGCCTAACAGCTTGCTGCGGCCGTAGACCGAGAGCGGCCCTACCGGGTCCGTCTCCCGGTAGGGCAGGGGCACCGGCCGGTCCCCGGGAAAGACGTAATCAGTGGAGATGTGGAGCAGGCGCACGCCGTGGCGGGCCGCGGCCCGGGCCAACACCTCGGGGCCGGTGGCGTTCACCCGGAAGGCCAGCTCCGGCTCGCTTTCGCAGGCATCCACCCGGGTGAAGGCCGCAGCGTTCACCAGCCACTGGGGCCGGTAACGGGCCAGGGCCGCCTCCACCTGCGCCGGGTCGGCGATGTCCAGCTCCTCCCGGCCCAAAGCCGCCACCTCATGGGCCGACGACAGGACCTGGACGAGCTCCCGCCCCAACAACCCCTTGGCTCCAGTGATGAGAATCCGCATACGTGATCGCATCCTGATTTTCCGGGGGAGGGGGCTAAGGGTCGCCGACCCTTACCCCCTCCCCCAAGCCCCCACCCCCAATCCCTTATGGCGTGGGGATGTTCAGGCCATCGAGGCCTTGGCCTCGATGGCCTAAATCTGTTAAGGGGTTGGGGGAGAGGGTGCGGGAGAGGGGGCAGGGGCCTGTGGTCCCTGGCCCCCTCTCCCGCAAGGCCTCACCTCTCATGATACTCGGGCAGGTGCTCCGGGGGAATGTCTTTCAGTCGGGGCAGATCCCGGTCCTTGTCGGAGAGGATGGCCTCCTGAACCGGCCAGGGGATGCCCAGGTCCGGGTCGTCGAAGCGCACCCCGTATTCGTCCCCGGGGGCCCAGTAGTCGGTGCATTTATATAGAAAAACGGCCCGCTCGCTCAGCACCTGGAAGCCGTGGGCGAATCCCGGGGGGATGTAGAGCTGGTGGTGGGAGCCCTCCTCCAGGATGATGCTCAGCCACTGGCCGAAGGTGGGGGAGCCCCGGCGGATGTCCAGGACCACGTCGAAGACCCGGCCGGCGGCCACCATGACCAGCTTGCCCTGGGGGTGCCGGAGCTGGTAATGCAGGCCCCGCACCACGCCGTGCACCGAGACGGACAGATTGTCCTGGACGAAGACCTCCGGAACCCCGGCCTCGGGATAGCGCCGGGCCTGGAAGGTCTCCAGGAAATACCCCCGCCGGTCGGCAAACACCCGGGGCTCGATGAGCACCACCTCGAGCAGGCTCTGTGGGGTGAACTTCATGGGACCATGTTCGGGAATCGCTAGGGTTTCGCAGGCGGGGCCGGCCGTTACCCGGCCCGCCCGTACCCCTGTCCACGCTGCGTCTCTTATAGCAAAAAGGCTTCGCCCTGACAACTGGGATGCCAATGTGAGGAGCCAGGAAAACCCCGGGCAGCCCCCGTGAGGTGAAGGCAGAGGCAGGCCCGTCTCGGGTCTTTTTGGAGGGGAGTCAGGGGGCGGCGTTAGCTCCGCAGGCCCAGTATCAGCCGGCAGACAAACAGTTCGGCCAGCATGATGAGGACGGTAACGAGAGTGCTGAAGTGGGAATAGGCCGTGTTATAACCCTGGCGCATTAGGTCATCCCAATAGTATATGGACATAAGCACCTTAACGCTTCCTGCGACTATTCTATAGAGCCCAGTAAAAGAGAGCCCAGTAAAGGGAGAAATCAGGGCATGACCCGCAAACTTTTTTCAGCCCACCTTATTATATCGAGAAGCCCCAAATAAGGCGCGCAAGATAAGATAGCCAAGGGGAAGTCAACGCGCGGAGTCCGGCGTGAGCGGTAGCCGGACTCCGGAAGAGGAAGCAAATTACAGGCTATTGAACCAGCTTAGGTTCCGTGGAGAGAACGCCGTAATACCTGCCTCCCCCGTAGGTGCCGCCGGCTGCCGAGGGGGTTCCCACAATCCTGATTTTGATGGCACATTTTGGTTCCTCTTCTATGGTGGATGGATCGTCTTCTGCTGATTCCCCTCTTACCTCAAGAAGTTCTGCTAACACTGCGCCCCAAACACTTGTCTGATTTAACTTATCTGTGGGAACAACAGGGAAAAGATATTGTTTAATTGTTACTGGCCGGTAAACATCGGTTTTCTTACCAGTTTCGACAAGTCCAAACCGGTCCCATTCTTTTCCGTATTGTTCATACAATGCTTTGATAGCTGCACAATCAGTGCCATTTTTTAGACCGATTTCAGTACCCCGAACTTCTGGGGTTTTAACGGGCCTGCTGTTTTTATCACCTAAATATTTTCTGGGCCAATCCCCCACATTTTTATCCGGTTTAAGATTAGTCCATCCACCTTTATCCTCTGGGTCGACATTCAAATCGACATATACGGGTTTGTTTAGATTGTCCAAAACGAATTTTTCCCGGAGGGCCATGGGAAATTCTCCATAACCTTCGGGAAAGCCCCCCACTGGGGACAAAGCTGCGATGGCTAAGGCGTTGGCCGGCATTGAATTGATGCTGACGGGGGGGATCTTTCCAACTGTCATGGGAACCGGCCCCTGGTTGAGGTTGCCTTCTCGGCGAGTGATTAGTCCGACCCCCGGACCTACATCTTTCCCAAAGAGGTCCTCCGCATTCCAAACAAAATTCCTTGGATCATCCCAAACCTGACCTTGATACCAAGTACTCGTCGAAAAATCCCAGATGCCTACCAGTACATCATTTCCAGGTAGATCAGTCAACTGCTGGAAGGAACTAATGTTCCGGGTAATGGTGTCTATGGCCTGGGCTTCGGCACGGAAGGGGTCTGGCGGGATTTCCGCCGAGTGGAAGGGGATCTGGTCCGGGAGGAAAGCCCTGGCCCCCCTCAGGGCGCAGGCATCTGCAGCCTTTTGGAGTTCGCTCCTCACATTGTGCATGTGCCCCAGGTCCAGGACCAGGGCCAGGATGCCGACTATAATCCCGAACACCAGGAGGATGGCGAAAAGAGGCGCCACCACTCCCTCCTGCTGTTGCCAGAATTGCTTGACTTTTGCCTTCATGACCGCCTCCTCATCCGGATGCACTGGTCTTGTAGTGAATGTGAGACTACAATCACATGCCTCCCGCCGACCCACGGGCAATGGGCAAAAAAATCCTGATAATGTGCAACACCCCTGGCCCCACAGTGACGATGAACATCACCGGCAGCATGCAAAACACCAGGGGGAAAATGAGTTTTAGGGGTAACTTGGCCGCCTTTTCCTCAGCCTTGAGCATGCGCTGGGTGCGGGTGAAATCTCCGTGGTTGCGCAACGCCTGGGCAATGCTGGCCCCCAGCTTCTCCGACTGAATCATCAGACCTACCATGGAGCGGATGCTCTGCACCCCAGTTCGCTGCCCCAGATGCTCAAAGGCCTCATCCCAGGGGATGCCGGCCCTGAGTTCCGCTGCGGTGATCTGCAGCTCCTGCCAGAATTCCGGATAGACCTCCCGGATCTCCTCCGCCACCTTGTTCATAGCGGCGTTCAGGGCCAGCCCGGCCTCCATGCAGATGACAAAGAGGTCCAGCACATCCGGCAGGGCCCGGTCCAGGGCGTTCTGCCGGGTGCGCACCCGGACGGACAAAAGATAATTGGGCAGAAGAAAGCCCACACCCGCCAGGGCAAAGGCCATAAGCAGGGCGGGCAGGGTGAGCCGGCCCTGGATGACCAGTATTATCAGCACCGGCAAGGGCAGAAGCAAGGCCAATACGGCCTTGAGGCCATAGAAGACCGCTACAGCCTGAGGGTGGCGATAACCGGCCTGAATGAGCTGCTGCCTGATCTCCGACAGCTTGGAGAGATCCTTCAAGGCCCAGCTTCCGGAAGAGGCCAAAAAGTCCATGACCTTCTGCTGCATCGGGCTCACGGCGGCGGCCGGTTGTTTGAGCACTGTCCCGGCGCCTTCTGTGGCTGCCGCCAGATCGAAGCGGCTGCGGATGCGCTCCCGCTTAGCCCACAAGGTGAGAACCCCGTAAGTGGCCAGAAAAGTGGCGGCAAAGGCCAGGACCCAGATGAGGAACAGTTCCACGATCGTCCTCAGATTACGCTTCCACCGCCTTCACCAAGCGGCGCATAATGATGGAACCGGTGATGAGGAGTATAAAGGCCATTCCCAGCATCACCCGGCCCACAGGTTCATAGAAAAGGGCCATTTCATACTCATATTTAATCAAAGTCATGATAATAAAGACAATAATGGGGAGGACCGTAAGCACCACTGCGGAAAGGCGCCCTTCCGCCGTCAGGGAGCGCACCTTCACCTTGAAATTCAGCCGGGCCCGGATGAGCTGGGCGATCTTTTCCACGATCTCCACCAGGTTGCCGCCGGTATCTGTCTGGATAAGCACGGCGGTGACAAAATATTTCAGGTCCCGGCTGTCCACCCGCTCCAGCATGTTGTTCAGGGCTTCCGTCATGCTGAGGCCGAAGCGCTGCTCCTCATAGGCGATGCGGAATTCGGTGCCCAGAGGATGGTCCAGCTCCTGGCCCAGAAGCTCCGCCGCCGAGGGCAGGGTATGACCGGCCTTGAGCGACCGGGCCAGCATTTCCATGGCATCGGGGAGCTGGGCCTCCACCTTCTGGGCTTTAAGGGCCTTTTTCTGTTTCAGCCACAGGAAAGGCAAAAAGGCCAAAGGGGCCGCCAGGAGTAGTCCGAAGAGGAAGCTTTTTAAAAACACCAGCCCCAGCATGACGCCTGTGCCGGCCAGGATGGCCACCAGCCCCAGGAACTCCCCTGGGCTGCGGTATACATCTGCCTGGAGCATCTCCTTCTGGAGCCGCCGAAGCCGGTCTTTGCCCAGAAGAAGTCTGACCAGGTTCAGCCCCGGGCTGGTCTGGTCCTCCAACCGGGCCTTGACGATCTGCACCCGGCGCAGGTAGGCCTGGCTGGTTTCCGTCAAGCGCTGGGCCACCCTGCGCCGCTGGCGCATGGGTTCCCATACCATGGTATAGACGGCCGAGAGCAGGAAAAGCACTGCCACAAACAGGGCAGCCAGTCCCAGCGCGTACCAGAGATCCCGGGCGGTGATAGGCATAACCTGGTTATCTCGCCTCCTTGAGGATTCGGGATATCCCCCGGGTGCGGCCGGTTTGGGGCGGCAGGAAGATCTCATCCCGCAGGGGGAAGCCGAAGAGGCGGCAGCGGTCCGCAAAGCGGGGCCGGATGCCCGTGGCCACATACTGGCCCAGGACCGCGCCGTCCTCCGCCACCCCGTGGCGGTCGAAGACAAAGATGTCCTGCAGGCTGATGACGTCCCCTTCCATGCCGGTGATCTCGGAGAGGGACACTATCCGGCGCACCCCGTCGCTGTGCCGGGCCAGATGGATGATGACATCCAGGCTGGAGCTGATGAGGTTGCGCAGGGCCTTCTGGGGGATCTGATAGCCCGCCAGGTTCACCATGGTCTCCAGCCTGAGGAGCGCATCCCGGGGGCTGTTGGCGTGGATGGTGGTCATGGAGCCCTCATGGCCGGTGTTCATGGCCTGGAACATGTCCATGACCTCCGGCCCCCGCACCTCGCCCACGATGATGCGGTCCGGCCGCATGCGCAAGGCGTTCCGCACCAGGTCCCGCTGGGTCACCTCGCCCTTGCCTTCGATGTTGGGGGGCCGGGTCTCCAGGCGGCAGACGTTGCGCTTCTGGATCTGCAGCTCCGCCGCGTCCTCCACCGTGATGATGCGCTCGCCGTCGGGGATGAAGGCGGACATGATGTTGAGGAGCGTGGTCTTGCCGGTGCCGGTGCCGCCGGAGATGAGGATGTTGAGCTTCGCCTTGACGATCTTCTCCATCACCTCCGCCATCTCGGGGCTGAGGCTCCCCCGGTGGAGGATCTCCTCCATGGTGGGGCGCATCACCATGAAACGCCGGATGGACAGGAGCGGCCCGTCCAGGGCCAGGGGCGGAATCACCGCATTCACCCGGGAGCCGTCCGGCAGGCGGGCGTCCACCATGGGCGAGGACTCATCGATGCGCCGGCCGATATTGCTGACGATCTTGTTGATGATGCGCATCAGATGGGCATTGTCCCGGAACTTGACGTCGGTGAGCTCCAGCTTGCCGAAGCGCTCGATGTAGACCTCGTTGTAACGGTTCACCATGATGTCGGAGATGGTGTGGTCCCGCATCAGAGGCTCCAGCGGCCCCAGCCCCAGGATCTCGAACTCCAGCTCCTGGGCCAGCCGACTGCGCTCTTCGGCGGTGAGGGGGAAAGGGTCCTCCGCCAAGAGCTGCAGGACCGCCCGGCGGATCTCCGCCGCCACCAGGGATTCCTCCATGGTCTCCAGGGTGCCGATGTCCAGGCGCTCCACCAGGGTGCGGTGCAGCCGCCGCTTGATGTCATTGAGGTGCTTTTCCCGGGTGCCGTCGCTGCGGCTCGCCAGGGCTTCCCCCGTCAGGGGTTCTCCCGTCACCGGCGTCTTGCGCTCCTGTTTCTCCGTGGGCAGCCAACCCATGACCACTCCTCTGTCTTATGAGCCAAAGAGTCGTTTGAAAAGCCCGCCCTTGGAGGGCTGGGTCTCCGGAGGCCGCACGACCTCCTCCAGTTTTTCGGCCAGCTCCTTCAGGCGCCGCCACAGCCGGGAACGCCGGGCCACCGTGGCCAGAGGCTCCCCCTGGTTGATGGCGTCCACCAGGGCGGGAAAATCACTGGGCAGGGTGGCAAACGCCGGCTGGCCGAAGACCTTCTCCAGGTCCTTGAGCCCCAGGGTGTAATCCTTTTCGTAGCGGTTCACCACCACCCGCACCTTGTCCAGCTCCAGGTCCCAGGCCCGGTACAGGCCCCGGATGCGCCTTAAGTTCTGCAGGTGGGGGACGGTGAGCTCGGTGAGGAGCAGCACTTGCTCCGCCTCCTGCAGAATCCTCAGGCAGTAACTGTCCAGCCAGGTGCCGGTATCCGCCACCACCCAGGTGTAGAGGCCCTTCAGAGCCGCCAGCACCTTGGCCAGCTCCCCCGGGGCGGCAAAGACCGGGGTGTCCAGGTCAAAGTCCGGGGTGCTCAGGAGCACGTCCAGCCCGGCAGGGTGATGCACCACCGTCTTTTCCACAAACAGGGGGTCCAGCTTGTCGGCGGTTTGCGCCAGATCCAGGATGGAATGGGGGCTTTTCAGATCGAGGAACTGGCCCACCTGGGGGAAGGGCCGGGCCAGGTCCACCAAAA
Proteins encoded:
- a CDS encoding secondary thiamine-phosphate synthase enzyme YjbQ, with protein sequence MKSYRKELWFHVPGRRAFINITPQVEGCLRESGIKEGLCLVNAMHITASVFINDDEQGLHHDYEVWLEKLAPHAPVSQYRHNDTGEDNADAHLKRQIMGREVVVAVTGGRLDFGPWEQIFYGEFDGGRKKRVLVKIIGE
- the rfbD gene encoding dTDP-4-dehydrorhamnose reductase; translation: MRILITGAKGLLGRELVQVLSSAHEVAALGREELDIADPAQVEAALARYRPQWLVNAAAFTRVDACESEPELAFRVNATGPEVLARAAARHGVRLLHISTDYVFPGDRPVPLPYRETDPVGPLSVYGRSKLLGEEAVRGVLRGEAVIVRTAWLYGLGGPNFLKTMLRLALADPGRTLRVVDDQHGSPTWARTLAEQLKALVEADARGLFHASAEGHCTWYELAKTFFELLDLPVRLVPIPTGEYPTPAKRPSNSILDNRRLRELGLNLMRPWREDLEEFVRLSGAELMKECGGGG
- the rfbC gene encoding dTDP-4-dehydrorhamnose 3,5-epimerase: MKFTPQSLLEVVLIEPRVFADRRGYFLETFQARRYPEAGVPEVFVQDNLSVSVHGVVRGLHYQLRHPQGKLVMVAAGRVFDVVLDIRRGSPTFGQWLSIILEEGSHHQLYIPPGFAHGFQVLSERAVFLYKCTDYWAPGDEYGVRFDDPDLGIPWPVQEAILSDKDRDLPRLKDIPPEHLPEYHER
- a CDS encoding Tad domain-containing protein, yielding MKAKVKQFWQQQEGVVAPLFAILLVFGIIVGILALVLDLGHMHNVRSELQKAADACALRGARAFLPDQIPFHSAEIPPDPFRAEAQAIDTITRNISSFQQLTDLPGNDVLVGIWDFSTSTWYQGQVWDDPRNFVWNAEDLFGKDVGPGVGLITRREGNLNQGPVPMTVGKIPPVSINSMPANALAIAALSPVGGFPEGYGEFPMALREKFVLDNLNKPVYVDLNVDPEDKGGWTNLKPDKNVGDWPRKYLGDKNSRPVKTPEVRGTEIGLKNGTDCAAIKALYEQYGKEWDRFGLVETGKKTDVYRPVTIKQYLFPVVPTDKLNQTSVWGAVLAELLEVRGESAEDDPSTIEEEPKCAIKIRIVGTPSAAGGTYGGGRYYGVLSTEPKLVQ
- a CDS encoding type II secretion system F family protein — its product is MELFLIWVLAFAATFLATYGVLTLWAKRERIRSRFDLAAATEGAGTVLKQPAAAVSPMQQKVMDFLASSGSWALKDLSKLSEIRQQLIQAGYRHPQAVAVFYGLKAVLALLLPLPVLIILVIQGRLTLPALLMAFALAGVGFLLPNYLLSVRVRTRQNALDRALPDVLDLFVICMEAGLALNAAMNKVAEEIREVYPEFWQELQITAAELRAGIPWDEAFEHLGQRTGVQSIRSMVGLMIQSEKLGASIAQALRNHGDFTRTQRMLKAEEKAAKLPLKLIFPLVFCMLPVMFIVTVGPGVLHIIRIFLPIARGSAGGM
- a CDS encoding type II secretion system F family protein, with the protein product MPITARDLWYALGLAALFVAVLFLLSAVYTMVWEPMRQRRRVAQRLTETSQAYLRRVQIVKARLEDQTSPGLNLVRLLLGKDRLRRLQKEMLQADVYRSPGEFLGLVAILAGTGVMLGLVFLKSFLFGLLLAAPLAFLPFLWLKQKKALKAQKVEAQLPDAMEMLARSLKAGHTLPSAAELLGQELDHPLGTEFRIAYEEQRFGLSMTEALNNMLERVDSRDLKYFVTAVLIQTDTGGNLVEIVEKIAQLIRARLNFKVKVRSLTAEGRLSAVVLTVLPIIVFIIMTLIKYEYEMALFYEPVGRVMLGMAFILLITGSIIMRRLVKAVEA
- a CDS encoding CpaF family protein, translating into MGWLPTEKQERKTPVTGEPLTGEALASRSDGTREKHLNDIKRRLHRTLVERLDIGTLETMEESLVAAEIRRAVLQLLAEDPFPLTAEERSRLAQELEFEILGLGPLEPLMRDHTISDIMVNRYNEVYIERFGKLELTDVKFRDNAHLMRIINKIVSNIGRRIDESSPMVDARLPDGSRVNAVIPPLALDGPLLSIRRFMVMRPTMEEILHRGSLSPEMAEVMEKIVKAKLNILISGGTGTGKTTLLNIMSAFIPDGERIITVEDAAELQIQKRNVCRLETRPPNIEGKGEVTQRDLVRNALRMRPDRIIVGEVRGPEVMDMFQAMNTGHEGSMTTIHANSPRDALLRLETMVNLAGYQIPQKALRNLISSSLDVIIHLARHSDGVRRIVSLSEITGMEGDVISLQDIFVFDRHGVAEDGAVLGQYVATGIRPRFADRCRLFGFPLRDEIFLPPQTGRTRGISRILKEAR
- a CDS encoding AAA family ATPase, translating into MAPPRLTVSVLSSPDSPDPGLADLLPRVPVLKLLHEATDPQTFLEQHRERAPDLVLVNLNGHAGVPGWLEELISRFPRAEFLVCSQSRDPDFLIRIMKLRVGCFLPLPLQAEEVKEVAARVLAEREKERAAGARGNLVAVTGAKGGVGVTTVAVNLAVALAERQSGSVLLVDLARPFPQVGQFLDLKSPHSILDLAQTADKLDPLFVEKTVVHHPAGLDVLLSTPDFDLDTPVFAAPGELAKVLAALKGLYTWVVADTGTWLDSYCLRILQEAEQVLLLTELTVPHLQNLRRIRGLYRAWDLELDKVRVVVNRYEKDYTLGLKDLEKVFGQPAFATLPSDFPALVDAINQGEPLATVARRSRLWRRLKELAEKLEEVVRPPETQPSKGGLFKRLFGS